A single genomic interval of Rhodopseudomonas palustris harbors:
- a CDS encoding Y-family DNA polymerase — protein sequence MRAASVNRRRILGLWLPRLSTDRVERASPQASTGSPAEAAPPPPRVVAAKRDNALVVIACDARASRGGVMPGMPLATARAMHPALDVIDHDPHADAALLNAIADWCDRFTPLVAFDGSDGLLLDITGCAHLFGDEAKLLNILTAALTRQGFAVSAAIAGTAVAARALTRGGSGLIVAPGEEMRAVAPLPVAALGVDEAIVRGLRRAGFKTVGEVLARQPTELAARFGEGFVAVLRQATGEDDAPISPRRPAPDYVVDKNFAEPVATTEVILPTLLALARLLIAAMERNGKGARQLTASFFRSDGAVRSISVETGQPVTRVEVVQRLFAEKLDALADPLDPGFGYDLIRLTASVSVPVTEVQRGFDTTAHQAEDVALLADTLAARLGARRVVRYLPQNTHIPERAALAVPVQHCPPDAGDAPWPARSDEPPLRPLRLLQQPEPIEVIAGAPDDPPAQFTWRRVHHRVARAEGPERIAMEWWCAAEPGLTRDYFRIEDEAGARFWVYRDGLYNVEVTPEPDGNGQPRWYMHGLFA from the coding sequence ATGCGTGCCGCTTCCGTGAACCGCAGACGCATCCTCGGTCTTTGGCTGCCGAGGCTATCGACCGATCGAGTCGAACGAGCCTCGCCGCAGGCGAGCACCGGCTCGCCGGCTGAAGCTGCGCCTCCGCCGCCACGTGTCGTCGCCGCCAAGCGCGACAACGCGCTGGTGGTGATCGCTTGCGATGCGCGTGCGAGCCGCGGCGGGGTGATGCCCGGAATGCCGCTCGCCACCGCGCGGGCCATGCACCCTGCGCTCGATGTGATCGATCATGATCCGCACGCTGATGCGGCGCTGTTGAATGCGATCGCCGACTGGTGCGATCGCTTCACGCCGCTGGTGGCGTTCGACGGTTCCGACGGGCTGCTGCTCGATATCACTGGTTGTGCGCATCTGTTCGGCGACGAAGCCAAGTTGCTGAACATCCTGACCGCGGCGCTGACGCGGCAGGGCTTTGCGGTCAGTGCCGCGATCGCCGGCACTGCGGTGGCGGCGAGGGCGCTGACCCGCGGTGGCTCCGGCCTGATCGTCGCGCCGGGCGAAGAGATGCGCGCGGTGGCGCCGCTGCCGGTGGCGGCGCTCGGTGTCGATGAGGCGATCGTGCGCGGCCTGCGCCGCGCTGGGTTCAAGACCGTCGGCGAGGTGCTGGCGCGGCAGCCGACCGAACTCGCCGCACGGTTTGGAGAAGGCTTCGTCGCGGTGCTGCGCCAGGCGACCGGCGAAGACGACGCACCGATTTCGCCGCGGCGGCCGGCGCCGGACTATGTGGTCGACAAGAATTTTGCCGAACCGGTTGCCACCACCGAGGTCATTCTGCCGACGCTGCTGGCGCTGGCGCGGCTGCTGATCGCTGCGATGGAGCGGAATGGCAAGGGCGCGCGGCAACTGACTGCCAGCTTCTTCCGCAGCGACGGCGCGGTGCGCAGCATCAGCGTCGAGACCGGACAGCCGGTGACGCGGGTCGAGGTGGTGCAGCGGCTGTTCGCCGAGAAGCTCGATGCACTAGCCGATCCGCTCGATCCTGGCTTCGGCTATGATCTGATCCGGCTCACCGCCAGCGTCAGCGTGCCGGTGACCGAGGTGCAGCGCGGCTTCGACACCACCGCGCATCAGGCCGAGGATGTCGCCTTGCTGGCCGACACGCTGGCGGCGCGGCTCGGCGCGCGCCGGGTGGTGCGCTATCTGCCGCAGAATACGCATATCCCGGAGCGCGCCGCGCTGGCGGTGCCGGTGCAGCACTGTCCGCCGGACGCCGGCGATGCGCCGTGGCCGGCGCGGAGCGACGAGCCGCCGCTGCGGCCGCTACGGCTTTTGCAACAGCCCGAGCCGATCGAAGTAATAGCCGGCGCGCCGGACGATCCGCCGGCACAATTCACCTGGCGCCGCGTTCACCACCGCGTTGCCCGCGCCGAAGGCCCGGAGCGCATCGCCATGGAATGGTGGTGCGCCGCCGAGCCCGGCCTGACTCGCGATTACTTCCGGATCGAGGACGAAGCCGGCGCTCGGTTCTGGGTGTATCGCGACGGGCTCTACAACGTCGAGGTGACGCCCGAGCCCGACGGCAACGGCCAACCGCGCTGGTACATGCATGGGCTGTTTGCGTGA
- a CDS encoding CoA transferase, translated as MQSPRDLLADLWTSVGADAAALNRVTLTGDEPQLPSSFRVDAAAQVAIAASGLAAAEIWAMRCGQAQDVSVDIHHAAIECRSERYLRRNDEPPPPAWDPLAGVYQVKGGRYVRLHTNFPHHRDAVCRVLGCEPVRDAVQAALLQWEGEAFETAAYAAGGVVALMRSREEWQALPQAAALDALPLVEITKIGEGAPKPWPEGSRPLVGLRVLDLSRVIAGPVAGRTLAAHGADVMLVSSPRLPSIPWLVIDTGRGKLSSFADLTTPEGHAALRELLTEADIFSQGYRPRSLAALGFSPEEAAAINPGIVYVSLSAYGRSGPWAERRGFDSLVQCATGFNHAEGQAAGVAGPKELPMQILDHATGYLMAFGAMIAKARQAREGGSWHVQVSLARTGKWLWEMGRLPHGLATPEIGQEAAAPYLERAQSGFGTLEAVRHSAILSATPAAWVRPAVPLGTDPAAWPARG; from the coding sequence ATGCAATCTCCCCGTGATCTGCTTGCTGATCTCTGGACCTCCGTCGGCGCTGATGCTGCCGCGCTGAATCGCGTGACACTCACCGGCGACGAGCCGCAGCTACCGTCGTCGTTTCGCGTCGACGCCGCGGCGCAGGTGGCGATTGCGGCGAGCGGGCTGGCGGCAGCCGAGATCTGGGCGATGCGGTGCGGGCAGGCGCAGGACGTCAGCGTCGACATCCACCACGCCGCGATCGAGTGCCGCTCCGAGCGCTACTTGCGCAGGAACGACGAACCGCCGCCGCCCGCTTGGGATCCGCTCGCGGGCGTGTATCAGGTGAAGGGCGGCCGATACGTCCGGCTGCACACCAACTTTCCGCATCACCGCGACGCCGTCTGCCGGGTGCTCGGCTGTGAGCCGGTTCGCGACGCGGTGCAGGCAGCGCTGCTGCAGTGGGAGGGCGAAGCGTTCGAGACCGCCGCCTATGCGGCCGGCGGTGTGGTGGCGCTGATGCGGTCGCGCGAGGAATGGCAGGCGCTGCCGCAGGCTGCCGCGCTCGATGCGTTGCCGCTCGTCGAAATCACCAAAATCGGCGAGGGGGCGCCGAAGCCGTGGCCGGAAGGCAGCCGACCGCTCGTGGGCCTGCGCGTGCTGGATCTGTCGCGAGTGATCGCCGGCCCGGTCGCCGGCCGGACACTGGCGGCGCATGGCGCCGACGTGATGCTGGTGTCGAGCCCCCGGTTGCCGTCGATCCCCTGGCTGGTGATCGACACCGGTCGTGGCAAGCTGTCGAGCTTCGCCGACCTGACCACGCCGGAGGGCCACGCCGCGCTGCGCGAGCTGCTCACCGAAGCGGACATCTTCAGCCAGGGCTATCGCCCGCGCTCGCTCGCCGCGCTCGGTTTCTCGCCCGAAGAGGCGGCCGCGATCAATCCCGGCATCGTTTACGTCTCGCTGTCCGCCTATGGACGCTCGGGTCCGTGGGCGGAGCGGCGCGGCTTCGACTCCCTGGTGCAATGCGCCACCGGCTTCAACCATGCCGAAGGGCAGGCGGCCGGCGTCGCCGGGCCGAAGGAATTGCCGATGCAGATCCTCGATCATGCGACCGGCTACTTGATGGCGTTCGGGGCGATGATCGCCAAGGCCCGCCAGGCGCGCGAGGGCGGCAGCTGGCACGTCCAGGTGTCGCTGGCCCGCACCGGCAAATGGCTGTGGGAGATGGGGCGGCTGCCGCACGGTCTCGCCACGCCGGAGATCGGCCAGGAAGCGGCGGCGCCGTATCTCGAGCGCGCCCAATCCGGCTTCGGGACGCTGGAGGCGGTCCGGCATTCTGCGATTCTCAGCGCCACGCCGGCCGCCTGGGTCCGCCCGGCGGTGCCGCTGGGGACCGACCCGGCGGCCTGGCCGGCCCGCGGTTAA
- a CDS encoding LysR family transcriptional regulator has translation MRNVNLAGLDLNLLPPLEALLRRRNVTHAAQDVGLSQPAMSRALSRLRILLADPLLVRGHHGLVLTPKAQALVPLLSVAVADLKDLFRERRFDPATEQRTIRIAASDNQTVLLAPRLMARLAHEAPGIDLRFEPYRADLRERMESGALDFAFALATTDLPPGAVSMPIADDRLALVMRRGHPKAKRTWRISDYADVDHVGIALLDDGRSELDGILAAARVSRRVALVTPHFTAALATVAATDMVTTISRALARRFAGAFDLIVKQPPFDKVELPMTLVWSHLRNADPLLIWFRGLLREVAGPAYAERHQRAARRPT, from the coding sequence ATGCGCAATGTGAATTTAGCCGGGCTCGACCTCAATCTGCTGCCGCCGCTCGAGGCGCTGCTGCGCCGACGCAACGTCACCCATGCGGCGCAGGACGTCGGACTGAGCCAGCCCGCGATGAGCCGCGCGCTGTCGCGGCTGCGCATTCTGCTTGCCGATCCGCTGCTAGTCCGTGGTCATCACGGCCTTGTCCTGACGCCGAAGGCGCAAGCGCTGGTGCCGCTCCTGAGCGTCGCCGTCGCCGACCTCAAGGATCTGTTTCGCGAGCGCCGGTTCGACCCGGCGACCGAACAGCGCACCATCCGCATCGCGGCGTCCGACAACCAGACCGTGCTGCTGGCGCCGCGGTTGATGGCGCGGTTGGCCCACGAGGCGCCCGGTATCGATCTGCGCTTCGAGCCCTACCGCGCGGATCTGCGCGAGCGCATGGAAAGCGGTGCGCTGGATTTCGCTTTCGCGCTCGCCACCACCGATCTGCCGCCCGGCGCGGTGAGTATGCCGATCGCCGACGACCGCCTCGCGCTGGTGATGCGGCGAGGCCATCCGAAAGCCAAACGCACCTGGCGGATCAGCGACTACGCGGACGTCGACCATGTCGGCATCGCACTACTCGATGACGGTCGCTCGGAACTGGATGGAATCCTGGCGGCCGCCAGGGTGAGCCGCAGGGTGGCGTTGGTCACGCCGCATTTCACCGCCGCGCTCGCGACCGTCGCCGCGACCGATATGGTGACGACCATCTCCCGGGCGTTGGCGCGCCGCTTTGCCGGTGCCTTCGACCTGATCGTCAAACAGCCGCCGTTCGACAAGGTCGAGCTGCCGATGACGCTGGTGTGGTCGCATCTGCGCAATGCTGATCCGCTGCTGATCTGGTTTCGCGGACTCTTGCGCGAGGTTGCCGGACCGGCCTATGCGGAGCGACATCAGCGTGCGGCGCGCCGACCGACTTAG
- a CDS encoding NAD-dependent epimerase/dehydratase family protein, whose product MTPEIVVLGYGPVGRATTELLAAKGVAVRVAQRSQPAYLPRCAVFQACDVLDPASVVGAVAGAKQIVVAIGFPYIAEVWRTSWPAAMQNLLAAAAATHARMVFVDNLYMYGAQHAALREDMPLTDVGVKPAVRAEITRLWTKASAAGQVRVATLRAPDFYGPGVGLSHLGDLAFGAIAKGKRAMLIAPPDTPHDFAYVPDIARAVASLLDAPDDAFGQAWHMPSAPTRTPRQILELGARALGTTARISSLPQWLLPVVGAVSPMLREMTEMRFLWDRPYQVDARKFTNRFWSDVTPFEIGAAATALSFRDQTSTLAA is encoded by the coding sequence ATGACGCCGGAAATCGTCGTCCTCGGCTACGGCCCGGTTGGCCGTGCCACCACCGAATTGCTCGCAGCCAAAGGCGTCGCGGTACGTGTGGCGCAGCGATCCCAACCCGCCTATCTTCCGCGCTGTGCTGTGTTTCAAGCCTGCGACGTACTGGACCCTGCCTCGGTCGTCGGTGCTGTCGCGGGCGCCAAGCAGATCGTTGTCGCGATCGGTTTTCCCTATATCGCTGAGGTGTGGCGTACCTCGTGGCCGGCGGCGATGCAGAACCTGCTCGCGGCCGCTGCAGCAACGCACGCGCGGATGGTGTTCGTCGATAACCTCTATATGTACGGCGCGCAGCACGCAGCGCTGCGCGAGGACATGCCGCTGACCGATGTCGGCGTGAAACCCGCGGTGCGCGCCGAGATCACGCGGCTATGGACGAAGGCGAGCGCCGCCGGGCAAGTGCGCGTCGCAACGCTGCGGGCGCCGGACTTCTACGGACCGGGCGTCGGGCTGTCGCATCTCGGCGACCTCGCATTCGGCGCAATCGCCAAGGGCAAGCGAGCGATGCTGATCGCTCCGCCCGACACGCCGCACGACTTCGCCTATGTGCCGGATATCGCGCGGGCGGTGGCGAGCTTGCTTGACGCTCCAGACGACGCTTTCGGTCAGGCCTGGCACATGCCGAGCGCGCCGACCCGCACCCCGCGGCAGATCCTCGAACTCGGCGCCCGTGCACTCGGCACCACGGCGCGGATCTCGTCGCTGCCACAATGGCTGCTGCCGGTGGTTGGAGCGGTGTCGCCGATGCTGCGGGAGATGACCGAGATGCGGTTCCTATGGGATCGTCCGTATCAGGTCGATGCGCGGAAATTCACGAACCGGTTCTGGTCGGACGTCACGCCGTTCGAGATCGGCGCTGCGGCGACCGCGCTGTCGTTCCGCGACCAGACGAGCACGCTGGCGGCGTGA
- a CDS encoding efflux RND transporter periplasmic adaptor subunit codes for MREHFLRNLRLRRTWWIAAACVAAGVAVGGYELAKFEQPGRGHTDISSQSRRSADRYTPTPAEWASLTIEPVSDRSFRAEHVTEGKIAIDEDRATPVFSPYAGRVTKLLARPGDHVTKGQPLFSIEAPDTVQAQNDFITASTALNKAKSQLDLAQLQDKRARDLFEGKAVPLKDYQQAQATLITAQNDFQSATTALEAARNRLRILGLSESAISAFQNKGNINPETTIVAPIAGTVVQRKVGPGQYVNAGSSDPVYMIGDLSTVWLTAFVRESEAADVAEGQDISFKVLALPGRTLTGRIDYVSAAIDPTTRRLTVRATIDNPGGLLKPEMFANVTIYSPSDHPAVGVPRQALIYEGDQVRVWVAHDDRSIELRTVKPGLSAGDLVEVTGNLRPGEKVITRGSLFIDRAATG; via the coding sequence ATGCGCGAACATTTTCTTCGAAATCTGCGTCTTCGGCGCACCTGGTGGATCGCGGCTGCGTGCGTTGCGGCCGGCGTTGCTGTGGGCGGTTACGAGCTGGCAAAGTTCGAGCAACCCGGTCGTGGCCACACCGATATTTCCAGCCAGTCGCGCCGCAGTGCCGACCGCTACACCCCGACTCCGGCAGAATGGGCCAGCCTGACGATCGAGCCGGTCAGTGACCGCAGCTTCCGCGCCGAGCACGTCACCGAAGGCAAGATCGCGATCGACGAAGACCGCGCCACCCCGGTGTTCTCGCCCTATGCGGGCCGCGTGACCAAGCTGCTGGCGCGCCCCGGTGACCACGTCACCAAGGGTCAGCCGCTGTTCTCGATCGAAGCGCCGGACACCGTCCAGGCCCAGAACGATTTCATCACCGCCTCGACCGCGCTCAACAAGGCGAAGTCGCAGCTCGATCTGGCGCAGCTTCAGGACAAACGGGCCCGCGATCTGTTCGAAGGCAAGGCGGTGCCGCTGAAGGACTATCAGCAGGCCCAGGCCACGCTGATCACCGCGCAGAACGATTTCCAGTCGGCCACCACAGCGCTCGAGGCCGCGCGGAACAGGCTGCGTATTCTCGGCCTGAGCGAGTCCGCGATCTCTGCCTTCCAGAACAAAGGCAATATCAATCCCGAGACCACCATCGTGGCGCCGATCGCGGGCACCGTGGTTCAGCGCAAGGTCGGTCCGGGCCAATATGTCAACGCCGGCTCCAGCGATCCCGTCTACATGATCGGCGATCTGTCGACGGTGTGGCTGACCGCCTTCGTCCGCGAAAGCGAAGCCGCCGATGTTGCTGAAGGCCAGGACATCAGCTTCAAGGTGTTGGCGCTGCCGGGCCGCACGCTGACGGGCCGAATCGACTACGTCTCCGCGGCGATTGACCCGACCACCCGCCGGCTGACGGTGCGCGCCACCATCGACAATCCTGGCGGGCTGCTGAAGCCGGAGATGTTCGCCAACGTCACGATCTACTCGCCGTCGGATCATCCGGCCGTCGGCGTGCCACGCCAGGCGCTCATCTACGAAGGTGACCAGGTCCGCGTCTGGGTCGCGCATGACGACCGCTCGATCGAGCTGCGCACGGTGAAGCCGGGCCTGTCGGCCGGCGATCTGGTCGAAGTCACCGGCAACCTGCGTCCGGGCGAAAAGGTCATCACCCGGGGCAGCCTGTTCATTGATCGGGCTGCCACCGGGTAA
- a CDS encoding error-prone DNA polymerase has translation MSARYTEIGVTTNFSFLEGGSHPQDYVHEASRLGLDAIGVADRNTLAGVVRAYSELDHDELIHKPKLLIGTRLCFADGTPDVLAYPTDRAAYGRLCRLLSAGKLRAGKGECHLTFADLEAFIHERSPSIHELATVIHPPSASINQPSASIHQFPTPSWPGLTRPSTPTSKVVLVSVDARVKPGHDGGKRVADNSQILLVVMPSYRFQTKTIATALERLTALNADAVWLGLTPYYRGDDKRRLARLRRIAAAARVPCIATNDVLYHHPARRALQDVLTCVREKTTIDKAGRRLEGNAERHLKPAAEMARLFRGDPDAIAETLRFADRISFTLDELKYHYPDEPVPPGKTAQQHLKDLTREGIAAYFPNGISDKLQATIAKELAIIERRGYAHYFLTVHDIVRYARSQDILCQGRGSAANSAVCYVLGITCVDPTEIDLLFERFVSEERDEPPDIDVDFEHSRREEVMQYIYRRYGRHRAAIVATVIHYRPRSAIRDVGKALGLSEDVTAALADTVWGSWGKGLNEMQVRQAGLDPHNPMIGRAVELATELIGFPRHLSQHVGGYVLTQDRLDSYVPIGNAAMADRTFIEWDKDDIDAVKMMKVDVLALGMLTCIRKGFHLIAQHKGVRFQLSDIKSEDDNVVYKMLQRGESIGVFQVESRAQMNMLPRLKPRCFYDLVIEVAIVRPGPIQGDMVHPYLRRRNGQEPVVYPSPSGEAGDKNELRQILGKTLGVPLFQEQAMRIAIEAAHFTPDEANQLRRAMATFRNVGTIGKFEAKMIGNLVKRGYDATFAKNCFEQIKGFGSYGFPESHAASFAKLVYVSAWMKCEHPDAFCCALLNSQPMGFYAPAQIVGDARSNGVEVRPVDVSFSEGQCTLEERCGRYHAVRLGFRMIDGFRWADPDEERVQLEAGEPPSDDWAARIVAARARGAFSSLEQFARITALPKRALILLADADAFRSLGLDRRAALWAVRRLPDDVPLPLFEAASAREQEDERAAPLPAMPMAEHVVADYQTVRLSLKGHPMEFLRALFAAERVVTCREVSRSEQHASGRWLCCAGVVLVRQRPGSANGVIFMTIEDETGIANIVVWPAVMEKFRKEVMGARLVLVEGKVQASAEGVVHLVAERLIDRSAEMGRLAEGLVRPALPDGTDLYEQLTSEKHNYEALNGDRRDTPDAPAQRHRHPRDVRILPPSRDFH, from the coding sequence ATGAGTGCGCGCTACACCGAGATCGGCGTCACCACCAATTTCTCGTTCCTGGAAGGCGGCTCGCATCCGCAGGACTATGTCCATGAAGCGAGCCGGCTCGGGCTCGACGCGATCGGCGTTGCGGATCGTAATACGCTGGCCGGCGTGGTCCGCGCCTATAGCGAACTCGACCACGACGAGCTGATCCACAAGCCGAAGCTGCTGATCGGGACGCGGCTATGCTTCGCCGATGGTACGCCCGATGTGCTGGCTTATCCGACTGACCGCGCCGCTTATGGCCGCCTCTGCCGCCTCCTCAGCGCCGGCAAGCTGCGCGCCGGGAAGGGCGAATGCCATCTGACGTTCGCGGATCTGGAGGCTTTCATCCACGAGCGATCGCCCTCGATCCACGAACTTGCGACGGTGATCCATCCGCCCTCGGCCTCGATCAACCAGCCTTCCGCTTCCATCCATCAGTTCCCCACGCCGTCATGGCCGGGCTTGACCCGGCCATCCACGCCGACAAGCAAGGTCGTGCTGGTGTCCGTGGATGCCCGGGTCAAGCCCGGGCATGACGGTGGGAAGCGTGTGGCCGATAACTCTCAGATTCTGCTCGTGGTCATGCCGTCCTATCGCTTCCAGACCAAGACCATCGCAACCGCATTGGAGCGTCTCACTGCGCTCAACGCCGACGCCGTCTGGCTCGGCCTCACCCCGTATTATCGCGGCGACGACAAGCGGCGGTTGGCGCGGCTGCGGAGGATCGCGGCGGCGGCGCGGGTGCCGTGCATCGCCACCAACGATGTGCTGTATCATCACCCGGCGCGGCGTGCGCTGCAGGACGTGCTGACCTGCGTGCGCGAAAAGACCACGATCGACAAGGCCGGACGCCGGCTCGAAGGCAATGCCGAACGGCATCTCAAGCCCGCCGCCGAAATGGCGCGGCTGTTCCGCGGCGATCCCGACGCCATCGCCGAAACACTGCGCTTCGCCGATCGCATCAGCTTCACGCTGGACGAACTGAAATATCACTATCCCGATGAGCCGGTACCGCCCGGCAAGACCGCGCAGCAGCATCTCAAAGACCTCACCCGCGAGGGCATCGCCGCCTATTTCCCGAACGGCATCAGCGACAAGCTCCAGGCCACCATCGCCAAGGAACTGGCGATCATCGAACGCCGCGGCTACGCGCATTATTTTCTCACCGTGCACGACATCGTCCGCTATGCGCGGTCGCAGGACATCCTGTGCCAGGGGCGCGGTTCGGCGGCGAATTCGGCCGTGTGCTACGTGCTCGGCATCACCTGCGTCGATCCGACCGAGATCGACCTTTTGTTCGAGCGCTTCGTCTCCGAGGAACGCGATGAGCCGCCGGACATCGATGTCGATTTCGAGCATTCGCGCCGCGAAGAGGTGATGCAGTACATCTATCGGCGCTATGGCCGGCATCGCGCCGCGATCGTCGCCACCGTGATCCATTATCGGCCGCGCTCGGCGATCCGCGACGTCGGCAAGGCGCTGGGCCTGTCCGAAGACGTCACGGCGGCGCTCGCCGACACGGTGTGGGGAAGTTGGGGCAAGGGCCTCAACGAGATGCAGGTGCGCCAGGCCGGGCTCGATCCGCACAACCCGATGATCGGCCGCGCGGTCGAACTCGCCACCGAGTTGATCGGCTTTCCGCGTCATCTGTCGCAGCATGTCGGCGGCTATGTGCTGACGCAGGATCGGCTCGACAGCTATGTGCCGATCGGCAACGCCGCGATGGCTGATCGCACCTTTATCGAGTGGGACAAGGACGACATCGACGCGGTCAAGATGATGAAGGTCGACGTGCTGGCGCTGGGCATGCTGACCTGCATCCGCAAGGGTTTTCATCTGATCGCGCAGCACAAGGGCGTTCGCTTCCAGCTCTCCGACATCAAGTCGGAGGACGACAACGTCGTTTACAAAATGCTCCAGCGCGGCGAATCGATTGGCGTGTTTCAGGTCGAGAGCCGGGCGCAGATGAACATGCTGCCGCGGCTGAAGCCGCGCTGCTTCTATGACCTCGTCATCGAAGTCGCGATCGTGCGGCCGGGGCCGATCCAGGGCGACATGGTGCATCCTTACTTGCGGCGGCGGAACGGCCAGGAGCCGGTGGTGTATCCGTCACCGTCGGGCGAAGCCGGCGACAAGAACGAACTGCGGCAGATCCTCGGCAAGACGCTGGGCGTGCCGCTGTTCCAGGAGCAGGCGATGCGGATCGCGATCGAGGCGGCGCACTTCACGCCGGACGAGGCCAATCAGCTCCGCCGCGCGATGGCGACGTTCCGCAACGTCGGCACGATCGGCAAGTTCGAAGCCAAGATGATCGGCAATCTGGTGAAGCGCGGCTACGACGCCACCTTCGCCAAGAACTGCTTCGAGCAGATCAAGGGGTTCGGCTCCTACGGCTTTCCGGAAAGCCACGCCGCCAGCTTCGCTAAGCTGGTCTATGTCTCGGCGTGGATGAAGTGCGAGCACCCCGACGCGTTTTGCTGCGCGCTACTGAATTCGCAGCCGATGGGGTTCTATGCGCCGGCGCAGATCGTCGGCGATGCGCGAAGTAATGGCGTCGAGGTGCGGCCGGTCGATGTGTCCTTCAGCGAAGGCCAGTGTACGCTCGAGGAGCGATGCGGCAGGTATCACGCGGTGCGGCTCGGCTTCCGGATGATCGACGGGTTTCGCTGGGCCGATCCGGACGAGGAGCGGGTGCAGCTGGAAGCTGGTGAACCGCCGAGCGACGACTGGGCGGCACGCATCGTCGCGGCGCGGGCGAGGGGAGCGTTTAGTTCGCTCGAACAGTTCGCCCGCATCACCGCGCTGCCGAAGCGCGCACTGATCCTGCTGGCCGATGCCGATGCCTTCCGCTCGCTCGGGCTCGATCGCCGCGCCGCGCTGTGGGCGGTGCGGCGTCTGCCCGACGACGTGCCGCTGCCGCTGTTCGAAGCCGCCAGCGCGCGCGAGCAGGAGGACGAGCGCGCCGCGCCGCTGCCGGCGATGCCGATGGCCGAGCATGTGGTGGCCGATTATCAGACGGTGCGGCTGTCGCTGAAGGGCCATCCGATGGAATTCCTGCGCGCGCTGTTCGCGGCCGAGCGGGTAGTAACCTGCCGCGAGGTGTCGCGGTCCGAGCAGCACGCCAGCGGCCGCTGGCTGTGCTGCGCCGGCGTCGTGCTGGTGCGGCAGCGGCCGGGCAGCGCCAATGGCGTGATCTTCATGACCATCGAGGACGAGACCGGCATCGCCAACATCGTGGTGTGGCCGGCTGTGATGGAGAAATTTCGCAAGGAGGTGATGGGCGCGCGGCTGGTGCTGGTCGAGGGCAAGGTCCAGGCGAGCGCGGAAGGCGTGGTACATCTCGTCGCCGAGCGGCTGATTGATCGCAGCGCCGAGATGGGGCGCCTCGCCGAAGGCCTGGTCCGCCCGGCGCTGCCGGACGGCACAGACCTTTACGAGCAACTGACCTCCGAAAAGCACAACTACGAAGCCCTCAACGGCGACCGCCGCGACACGCCCGACGCCCCCGCCCAACGCCATCGCCACCCCCGCGACGTCCGCATCCTGCCGCCTTCAAGGGATTTCCACTAA